Proteins encoded together in one Lathyrus oleraceus cultivar Zhongwan6 chromosome 5, CAAS_Psat_ZW6_1.0, whole genome shotgun sequence window:
- the LOC127085958 gene encoding protein ZINC INDUCED FACILITATOR-LIKE 1 isoform X4: MEDENVRDALLKKNYYENCPGCKVDKAKDLKTDVSFRNLFNIWTVVICSSLPVSSLFPYLYFMIRDFNIAEREEDISAYAGYLGSAFMFGRSLTSLVWGVVADRYGRKPVVIFGVISVIIFNILFGLSTSFWMAVATRFFLGCLNGSLGPMKAYCSEIFREEKQGLGLSTLSAAWGIGLIIGPALGGYLAQPAVKYPHLFPKESFWDKFPYFLPSLSISAFAFVVVIACIWLPETLHNHPLSNESIDDAEALGTGNNRNDADKSIQKDENLFLNWPLMSSITVYCIFSLYDVSYQEVFSLWAVSPRRLGGLDFTTDNVGDVLAISGIGLIVYQLSLYPSLERVFGPIRFSCISGVLSIPLLQSYPFIAMLSGMTLYLVINIASLLKNVLSMTIVTCLFILQNRAVEQHQRGAANGISMTAMSIFKAIGPAGGGAVLAWSQKRMHASFLPGTHMVFFVLNVAGGLGVLLMFTPFLRQKKTTPSEHK, translated from the exons ATGGAAGATGAAAATGTTAGAGACGCATTGTTGAAGAAAAATTACTATGAGAATTGTCCTGGTTGCAAAGTTGACAAAGCAAAAGACCTCAAAACTGATGTTTCATTTCGGAATCTCTTCAACATTTGGACGGTGGTTATATGCAGCT CTCTTCCTGTGTCATCTCTCTTCCCTTACCTATATTTCATG ATTAGAGATTTCAATATTGCAGAAAGAGAGGAGGACATAAGTGCCTATGCTGGTTATTTAG GATCTGCATTCATGTTTGGAAGATCTTTGACATCTCTAGTTTGGGGAGTTGTGGCGGATCGTTACGGAAGAAAGCCTGTTGTCATTTTTGGGGTTATCTCAGT TATTATTTTCAACATACTGTTTGGCCTTAGCACAAGTTTTTGGATGGCCGTTGCTACACGATTTTTTCTTGGATGTTTAAATGGTTCGCTTGGACCAATGAAG GCTTATTGTTCCGAAATTTTTCGTGAAGAAAAACAAGGTCTTGGACTCTCAACT CTCAGTGCAGCTTGGGGCATAGGTTTGATAATTGGACCAGCATTGGGAGGTTATTTGGCTCAG CCAGCAGTGAAATACCCTCATCTATTTCCAAAAGAATCATTTTGGGACAA GTTTCCATATTTCTTGCCTTCCCTTTCAATATCAGCTTTTGCATTTGTTGTTGTTATCGCCTGCATCTGGCTTCCG GAAACACTACACAACCACCCTCTTAGCAATGAGTCTATTGATGATGCGGAAGCTTTAGGAACTGGAAACAACAGGAATGATGCAGACAAAAGCATCCAAAAAGATGAAAACCTCTTCCTAAACTGGCCCTTAATGTCATCTATTACTGTGTACTGCATTTTCTCACTTTATGACGTTTCATATCAAGAG GTTTTCTCGTTATGGGCTGTTAGTCCTAGAAGGTTGGGTGGTTTGGACTTTACAACTGATAATGTAGGCGATGTTCTCGCAATATCAG GTATTGGTCTTATTGTCTACCAGCTTTCCCTCTACCCATCATTGGAAAGAGTTTTCGGACCTATAAGATTTTCTTGCATCTCCGGG GTTTTATCCATACCTCTGTTGCAAAGCTACCCCTTCATAGCAATGCTTTCTGGCATGACACTCTACCTAGTTATTAATATTGCTTCTCTTCTGAAGAATGTTCTAAGT ATGACCATAGTCACTTGTTTGTTTATTCTGCAAAATAGAGCAGTG GAACAACATCAAAGAGGTGCAGCTAATGGCATTTCTATGACTGCAATGTCAATATTCAAAGCAATTGGTCCAGCTGGAGGTGGTGCAGT ATTAGCTTGGTCACAAAAACGGATGCATGCATCTTTTCTTCCAG GAACTCATATGGTGTTCTTTGTCTTGAATGTTGCTGGAGGACTCGGAGTGCTATTGATGTTTACACCATTTTTGAGACAAAAGAAGACAACACCCTCTGAACataaatga
- the LOC127085958 gene encoding protein ZINC INDUCED FACILITATOR-LIKE 1 isoform X5 yields MEDENVRDALLKKNYYENCPGCKVDKAKDLKTDVSFRNLFNIWTVVICSSLPVSSLFPYLYFMIRDFNIAEREEDISAYAGYLGSAFMFGRSLTSLVWGVVADRYGRKPVVIFGVISVIIFNILFGLSTSFWMAVATRFFLGCLNGSLGPMKAYCSEIFREEKQGLGLSTLSAAWGIGLIIGPALGGYLAQPAVKYPHLFPKESFWDKFPYFLPSLSISAFAFVVVIACIWLPETLHNHPLSNESIDDAEALGTGNNRNDADKSIQKDENLFLNWPLMSSITVYCIFSLYDVSYQEVFSLWAVSPRRLGGLDFTTDNVGDVLAISGIGLIVYQLSLYPSLERVFGPIRFSCISGVLSIPLLQSYPFIAMLSGMTLYLVINIASLLKNVLSMTIVTCLFILQNRAVEQHQRGAANGISMTAMSLFKAIGPAGGGAVLAWSQKRMHASFLPGTHMVFFVLNVAGGLGVLLMFTPFLRQKKTTPSEHK; encoded by the exons ATGGAAGATGAAAATGTTAGAGACGCATTGTTGAAGAAAAATTACTATGAGAATTGTCCTGGTTGCAAAGTTGACAAAGCAAAAGACCTCAAAACTGATGTTTCATTTCGGAATCTCTTCAACATTTGGACGGTGGTTATATGCAGCT CTCTTCCTGTGTCATCTCTCTTCCCTTACCTATATTTCATG ATTAGAGATTTCAATATTGCAGAAAGAGAGGAGGACATAAGTGCCTATGCTGGTTATTTAG GATCTGCATTCATGTTTGGAAGATCTTTGACATCTCTAGTTTGGGGAGTTGTGGCGGATCGTTACGGAAGAAAGCCTGTTGTCATTTTTGGGGTTATCTCAGT TATTATTTTCAACATACTGTTTGGCCTTAGCACAAGTTTTTGGATGGCCGTTGCTACACGATTTTTTCTTGGATGTTTAAATGGTTCGCTTGGACCAATGAAG GCTTATTGTTCCGAAATTTTTCGTGAAGAAAAACAAGGTCTTGGACTCTCAACT CTCAGTGCAGCTTGGGGCATAGGTTTGATAATTGGACCAGCATTGGGAGGTTATTTGGCTCAG CCAGCAGTGAAATACCCTCATCTATTTCCAAAAGAATCATTTTGGGACAA GTTTCCATATTTCTTGCCTTCCCTTTCAATATCAGCTTTTGCATTTGTTGTTGTTATCGCCTGCATCTGGCTTCCG GAAACACTACACAACCACCCTCTTAGCAATGAGTCTATTGATGATGCGGAAGCTTTAGGAACTGGAAACAACAGGAATGATGCAGACAAAAGCATCCAAAAAGATGAAAACCTCTTCCTAAACTGGCCCTTAATGTCATCTATTACTGTGTACTGCATTTTCTCACTTTATGACGTTTCATATCAAGAG GTTTTCTCGTTATGGGCTGTTAGTCCTAGAAGGTTGGGTGGTTTGGACTTTACAACTGATAATGTAGGCGATGTTCTCGCAATATCAG GTATTGGTCTTATTGTCTACCAGCTTTCCCTCTACCCATCATTGGAAAGAGTTTTCGGACCTATAAGATTTTCTTGCATCTCCGGG GTTTTATCCATACCTCTGTTGCAAAGCTACCCCTTCATAGCAATGCTTTCTGGCATGACACTCTACCTAGTTATTAATATTGCTTCTCTTCTGAAGAATGTTCTAAGT ATGACCATAGTCACTTGTTTGTTTATTCTGCAAAATAGAGCAGTG GAACAACATCAAAGAGGTGCAGCTAATGGCATTTCTATGACTGCAATGTCATTATTCAAAGCAATTGGTCCAGCTGGAGGTGGTGCAGT ATTAGCTTGGTCACAAAAACGGATGCATGCATCTTTTCTTCCAG GAACTCATATGGTGTTCTTTGTCTTGAATGTTGCTGGAGGACTCGGAGTGCTATTGATGTTTACACCATTTTTGAGACAAAAGAAGACAACACCCTCTGAACataaatga
- the LOC127085958 gene encoding protein ZINC INDUCED FACILITATOR-LIKE 1 isoform X8, whose amino-acid sequence MFGRSLTSLVWGVVADRYGRKPVVIFGVISVIIFNILFGLSTSFWMAVATRFFLGCLNGSLGPMKAYCSEIFREEKQGLGLSTLSAAWGIGLIIGPPLGGYLAQPAVKYPHLFPKDSFWDKFPYFLPSLSISAFAFVVLIACIWLPETLHNHPLSNASIDDAEALETGNNRNDADKSIQKDENLFLNWPLMSSITVYCIFSLYDVAYEEVPFLFKVFSLWAVSPRRLGGLNFTTDTVGDVLGISGIGLIVYQLSLYPSLERVFGPIRFSCISGVLSIPLVQSYPFIAMLSGMTLYVVINIASLLKNVLGMTIVTCLFILQNRAVEQHQRGAANGISMTAMSIFKAIGPAGGGAVLAWSQKRMHASFLPGTHMVFFVLNVAGGLGVLLMFTPFLRQKKTTPSEHK is encoded by the exons ATGTTTGGAAGATCTTTGACATCTCTAGTTTGGGGAGTTGTGGCAGATCGTTACGGAAGAAAGCCTGTTGTGATTTTTGGGGTTATCTCAGT TATTATTTTCAACATACTGTTTGGCCTTAGCACAAGTTTTTGGATGGCGGTTGCTACACGATTTTTTCTTGGATGTTTAAATGGTTCGCTTGGACCAATGAAG GCTTATTGTTCCGAAATTTTTCGTGAAGAAAAACAAGGTCTTGGACTCTCAACT CTCAGTGCAGCTTGGGGCATAGGTTTGATAATTGGGCCACCATTGGGAGGTTATTTGGCTCAG CCAGCAGTGAAATACCCTCATCTATTTCCAAAAGACTCATTTTGGGATAA GTTTCCATATTTCTTGCCTTCCCTTTCAATATCAGCGTTTGCATTTGTTGTTCTTATCGCCTGCATCTGGCTTCCG GAAACACTACACAACCACCCTCTTAGCAATGCGTCTATTGATGATGCGGAAGCTTTAGAAACTGGAAACAACAGGAATGATGCAGACAAAAGCATCCAAAAAGATGAAAACCTCTTCCTAAACTGGCCCTTAATGTCATCTATTACTGTGTACTGCATTTTCTCACTTTATGACGTTGCATATGAAGAGGTACCATTCCTATTTAAG GTTTTCTCATTATGGGCTGTTAGTCCCAGAAGGTTGGGTGGTTTGAACTTTACAACTGATACTGTAGGCGATGTTCTTGGAATATCAG GTATTGGTCTTATTGTCTACCAGCTTTCCCTCTACCCATCATTGGAAAGAGTTTTCGGGCCTATAAGATTTTCTTGCATCTCCGGG GTTTTATCCATACCTCTGGTGCAAAGCTACCCCTTCATAGCAATGCTTTCTGGCATGACACTCTACGTAGTTATTAATATTGCTTCTCTTCTGAAGAATGTTCTAGGT ATGACCATAGTCACTTGTTTGTTTATTCTGCAAAATAGAGCAGTG GAACAACATCAAAGAGGTGCAGCTAATGGCATTTCTATGACTGCAATGTCAATATTCAAAGCAATTGGTCCAGCTGGAGGTGGTGCAGT ATTAGCTTGGTCACAAAAACGGATGCATGCATCTTTTCTTCCAG GAACTCATATGGTGTTCTTTGTCTTGAATGTTGCTGGAGGACTCGGAGTGCTATTGATGTTTACACCATTTTTGAGACAAAAGAAGACAACACCCTCTGAACataaatga
- the LOC127085958 gene encoding protein ZINC INDUCED FACILITATOR-LIKE 1 isoform X3, giving the protein MEDENVRDALLKKNYYENCPGCKVDKAKELKNDVSFINLFNIWTVILCSSLPVSSLSPYIYFMIRDFNIAEREEDISAYAGYLGSAFMFGRSLTSLVWGVVADRYGRKPVVIFGVISVIIFNILFGLSTSFWMAVATRFFLGCLNGSLGPMKAYCSEIFREEKQGLGLSTLSAAWGIGLIIGPPLGGYLAQPAVKYPHLFPKDSFWDKFPYFLPSLSISAFAFVVLIACIWLPETLHNHPLSNASIDDAEALETGNNRNDADKSIQKDENLFLNWPLMSSITVYCIFSLYDVAYEEVFSLWAVSPRRLGGLNFTTDTVGDVLGISGIGLIVYQLSLYPSLERVFGPIRFSCISGVLSIPLVQSYPFIAMLSGMTLYVVINIASLLKNVLGMTIVTCLFILQNRAVEQHQRGAANGISMTAMSIFKAIGPAGGGAVLAWSQKRMHASFLPGTHMVFFVLNVAGGLGVLLMFTPFLRQKKTTPSEHK; this is encoded by the exons ATGGAAGATGAAAATGTTAGAGACGCATTGTTGAAGAAAAATTACTATGAGAATTGTCCAGGTTGCAAAGTTGACAAAGCAAAAGAGCTCAAAAATGATGTTTCATTTATAAATCTCTTCAACATTTGGACTGTGATTTTATGCAGCT CTCTTCCTGTATCATCTCTCTCCCCTTATATATATTTCATG ATAAGAGATTTCAATATTGCAGAAAGAGAGGAGGACATAAGTGCCTATGCGGGTTATTTAG GATCTGCGTTCATGTTTGGAAGATCTTTGACATCTCTAGTTTGGGGAGTTGTGGCAGATCGTTACGGAAGAAAGCCTGTTGTGATTTTTGGGGTTATCTCAGT TATTATTTTCAACATACTGTTTGGCCTTAGCACAAGTTTTTGGATGGCGGTTGCTACACGATTTTTTCTTGGATGTTTAAATGGTTCGCTTGGACCAATGAAG GCTTATTGTTCCGAAATTTTTCGTGAAGAAAAACAAGGTCTTGGACTCTCAACT CTCAGTGCAGCTTGGGGCATAGGTTTGATAATTGGGCCACCATTGGGAGGTTATTTGGCTCAG CCAGCAGTGAAATACCCTCATCTATTTCCAAAAGACTCATTTTGGGATAA GTTTCCATATTTCTTGCCTTCCCTTTCAATATCAGCGTTTGCATTTGTTGTTCTTATCGCCTGCATCTGGCTTCCG GAAACACTACACAACCACCCTCTTAGCAATGCGTCTATTGATGATGCGGAAGCTTTAGAAACTGGAAACAACAGGAATGATGCAGACAAAAGCATCCAAAAAGATGAAAACCTCTTCCTAAACTGGCCCTTAATGTCATCTATTACTGTGTACTGCATTTTCTCACTTTATGACGTTGCATATGAAGAG GTTTTCTCATTATGGGCTGTTAGTCCCAGAAGGTTGGGTGGTTTGAACTTTACAACTGATACTGTAGGCGATGTTCTTGGAATATCAG GTATTGGTCTTATTGTCTACCAGCTTTCCCTCTACCCATCATTGGAAAGAGTTTTCGGGCCTATAAGATTTTCTTGCATCTCCGGG GTTTTATCCATACCTCTGGTGCAAAGCTACCCCTTCATAGCAATGCTTTCTGGCATGACACTCTACGTAGTTATTAATATTGCTTCTCTTCTGAAGAATGTTCTAGGT ATGACCATAGTCACTTGTTTGTTTATTCTGCAAAATAGAGCAGTG GAACAACATCAAAGAGGTGCAGCTAATGGCATTTCTATGACTGCAATGTCAATATTCAAAGCAATTGGTCCAGCTGGAGGTGGTGCAGT ATTAGCTTGGTCACAAAAACGGATGCATGCATCTTTTCTTCCAG GAACTCATATGGTGTTCTTTGTCTTGAATGTTGCTGGAGGACTCGGAGTGCTATTGATGTTTACACCATTTTTGAGACAAAAGAAGACAACACCCTCTGAACataaatga
- the LOC127085958 gene encoding protein ZINC INDUCED FACILITATOR-LIKE 1 isoform X1, with amino-acid sequence MEDENVRDALLKKNYYENCPGCKVDKAKELKNDVSFINLFNIWTVILCSSLPVSSLSPYIYFMIRDFNIAEREEDISAYAGYLGSAFMFGRSLTSLVWGVVADRYGRKPVVIFGVISVIIFNILFGLSTSFWMAVATRFFLGCLNGSLGPMKAYCSEIFREEKQGLGLSTLSAAWGIGLIIGPPLGGYLAQPAVKYPHLFPKDSFWDKFPYFLPSLSISAFAFVVLIACIWLPETLHNHPLSNASIDDAEALETGNNRNDADKSIQKDENLFLNWPLMSSITVYCIFSLYDVAYEEVPFLFKVFSLWAVSPRRLGGLNFTTDTVGDVLGISGIGLIVYQLSLYPSLERVFGPIRFSCISGVLSIPLVQSYPFIAMLSGMTLYVVINIASLLKNVLGMTIVTCLFILQNRAVEQHQRGAANGISMTAMSIFKAIGPAGGGAVLAWSQKRMHASFLPGTHMVFFVLNVAGGLGVLLMFTPFLRQKKTTPSEHK; translated from the exons ATGGAAGATGAAAATGTTAGAGACGCATTGTTGAAGAAAAATTACTATGAGAATTGTCCAGGTTGCAAAGTTGACAAAGCAAAAGAGCTCAAAAATGATGTTTCATTTATAAATCTCTTCAACATTTGGACTGTGATTTTATGCAGCT CTCTTCCTGTATCATCTCTCTCCCCTTATATATATTTCATG ATAAGAGATTTCAATATTGCAGAAAGAGAGGAGGACATAAGTGCCTATGCGGGTTATTTAG GATCTGCGTTCATGTTTGGAAGATCTTTGACATCTCTAGTTTGGGGAGTTGTGGCAGATCGTTACGGAAGAAAGCCTGTTGTGATTTTTGGGGTTATCTCAGT TATTATTTTCAACATACTGTTTGGCCTTAGCACAAGTTTTTGGATGGCGGTTGCTACACGATTTTTTCTTGGATGTTTAAATGGTTCGCTTGGACCAATGAAG GCTTATTGTTCCGAAATTTTTCGTGAAGAAAAACAAGGTCTTGGACTCTCAACT CTCAGTGCAGCTTGGGGCATAGGTTTGATAATTGGGCCACCATTGGGAGGTTATTTGGCTCAG CCAGCAGTGAAATACCCTCATCTATTTCCAAAAGACTCATTTTGGGATAA GTTTCCATATTTCTTGCCTTCCCTTTCAATATCAGCGTTTGCATTTGTTGTTCTTATCGCCTGCATCTGGCTTCCG GAAACACTACACAACCACCCTCTTAGCAATGCGTCTATTGATGATGCGGAAGCTTTAGAAACTGGAAACAACAGGAATGATGCAGACAAAAGCATCCAAAAAGATGAAAACCTCTTCCTAAACTGGCCCTTAATGTCATCTATTACTGTGTACTGCATTTTCTCACTTTATGACGTTGCATATGAAGAGGTACCATTCCTATTTAAG GTTTTCTCATTATGGGCTGTTAGTCCCAGAAGGTTGGGTGGTTTGAACTTTACAACTGATACTGTAGGCGATGTTCTTGGAATATCAG GTATTGGTCTTATTGTCTACCAGCTTTCCCTCTACCCATCATTGGAAAGAGTTTTCGGGCCTATAAGATTTTCTTGCATCTCCGGG GTTTTATCCATACCTCTGGTGCAAAGCTACCCCTTCATAGCAATGCTTTCTGGCATGACACTCTACGTAGTTATTAATATTGCTTCTCTTCTGAAGAATGTTCTAGGT ATGACCATAGTCACTTGTTTGTTTATTCTGCAAAATAGAGCAGTG GAACAACATCAAAGAGGTGCAGCTAATGGCATTTCTATGACTGCAATGTCAATATTCAAAGCAATTGGTCCAGCTGGAGGTGGTGCAGT ATTAGCTTGGTCACAAAAACGGATGCATGCATCTTTTCTTCCAG GAACTCATATGGTGTTCTTTGTCTTGAATGTTGCTGGAGGACTCGGAGTGCTATTGATGTTTACACCATTTTTGAGACAAAAGAAGACAACACCCTCTGAACataaatga
- the LOC127085958 gene encoding protein ZINC INDUCED FACILITATOR-LIKE 1 isoform X7: protein MIRDFNIAEREEDISAYAGYLGSAFMFGRSLTSLVWGVVADRYGRKPVVIFGVISVIIFNILFGLSTSFWMAVATRFFLGCLNGSLGPMKAYCSEIFREEKQGLGLSTLSAAWGIGLIIGPPLGGYLAQPAVKYPHLFPKDSFWDKFPYFLPSLSISAFAFVVLIACIWLPETLHNHPLSNASIDDAEALETGNNRNDADKSIQKDENLFLNWPLMSSITVYCIFSLYDVAYEEVPFLFKVFSLWAVSPRRLGGLNFTTDTVGDVLGISGIGLIVYQLSLYPSLERVFGPIRFSCISGVLSIPLVQSYPFIAMLSGMTLYVVINIASLLKNVLGMTIVTCLFILQNRAVEQHQRGAANGISMTAMSIFKAIGPAGGGAVLAWSQKRMHASFLPGTHMVFFVLNVAGGLGVLLMFTPFLRQKKTTPSEHK, encoded by the exons ATG ATAAGAGATTTCAATATTGCAGAAAGAGAGGAGGACATAAGTGCCTATGCGGGTTATTTAG GATCTGCGTTCATGTTTGGAAGATCTTTGACATCTCTAGTTTGGGGAGTTGTGGCAGATCGTTACGGAAGAAAGCCTGTTGTGATTTTTGGGGTTATCTCAGT TATTATTTTCAACATACTGTTTGGCCTTAGCACAAGTTTTTGGATGGCGGTTGCTACACGATTTTTTCTTGGATGTTTAAATGGTTCGCTTGGACCAATGAAG GCTTATTGTTCCGAAATTTTTCGTGAAGAAAAACAAGGTCTTGGACTCTCAACT CTCAGTGCAGCTTGGGGCATAGGTTTGATAATTGGGCCACCATTGGGAGGTTATTTGGCTCAG CCAGCAGTGAAATACCCTCATCTATTTCCAAAAGACTCATTTTGGGATAA GTTTCCATATTTCTTGCCTTCCCTTTCAATATCAGCGTTTGCATTTGTTGTTCTTATCGCCTGCATCTGGCTTCCG GAAACACTACACAACCACCCTCTTAGCAATGCGTCTATTGATGATGCGGAAGCTTTAGAAACTGGAAACAACAGGAATGATGCAGACAAAAGCATCCAAAAAGATGAAAACCTCTTCCTAAACTGGCCCTTAATGTCATCTATTACTGTGTACTGCATTTTCTCACTTTATGACGTTGCATATGAAGAGGTACCATTCCTATTTAAG GTTTTCTCATTATGGGCTGTTAGTCCCAGAAGGTTGGGTGGTTTGAACTTTACAACTGATACTGTAGGCGATGTTCTTGGAATATCAG GTATTGGTCTTATTGTCTACCAGCTTTCCCTCTACCCATCATTGGAAAGAGTTTTCGGGCCTATAAGATTTTCTTGCATCTCCGGG GTTTTATCCATACCTCTGGTGCAAAGCTACCCCTTCATAGCAATGCTTTCTGGCATGACACTCTACGTAGTTATTAATATTGCTTCTCTTCTGAAGAATGTTCTAGGT ATGACCATAGTCACTTGTTTGTTTATTCTGCAAAATAGAGCAGTG GAACAACATCAAAGAGGTGCAGCTAATGGCATTTCTATGACTGCAATGTCAATATTCAAAGCAATTGGTCCAGCTGGAGGTGGTGCAGT ATTAGCTTGGTCACAAAAACGGATGCATGCATCTTTTCTTCCAG GAACTCATATGGTGTTCTTTGTCTTGAATGTTGCTGGAGGACTCGGAGTGCTATTGATGTTTACACCATTTTTGAGACAAAAGAAGACAACACCCTCTGAACataaatga
- the LOC127085958 gene encoding protein ZINC INDUCED FACILITATOR-LIKE 1 isoform X2: protein MEDENVRDALLKKNYYENCPGCKVDKAKDLKTDVSFRNLFNIWTVVICSSLPVSSLFPYLYFMIRDFNIAEREEDISAYAGYLGSAFMFGRSLTSLVWGVVADRYGRKPVVIFGVISVIIFNILFGLSTSFWMAVATRFFLGCLNGSLGPMKAYCSEIFREEKQGLGLSTLSAAWGIGLIIGPALGGYLAQPAVKYPHLFPKESFWDKFPYFLPSLSISAFAFVVVIACIWLPETLHNHPLSNESIDDAEALGTGNNRNDADKSIQKDENLFLNWPLMSSITVYCIFSLYDVSYQEVFSLWAVSPRRLGGLDFTTDNVGDVLAISGIGLIVYQLSLYPSLERVFGPIRFSCISGVLSIPLLQSYPFIAMLSGMTLYLVINIASLLKNVLSMTIVTCLFILQNRAVEQHQRGAANGISMTAMSLFKAIGPAGGGAVLAWSQKRMHASFLPGTHMVFFILNVAGGLGVLLIFTPFLRQKKTTPSEQLVTVT from the exons ATGGAAGATGAAAATGTTAGAGACGCATTGTTGAAGAAAAATTACTATGAGAATTGTCCTGGTTGCAAAGTTGACAAAGCAAAAGACCTCAAAACTGATGTTTCATTTCGGAATCTCTTCAACATTTGGACGGTGGTTATATGCAGCT CTCTTCCTGTGTCATCTCTCTTCCCTTACCTATATTTCATG ATTAGAGATTTCAATATTGCAGAAAGAGAGGAGGACATAAGTGCCTATGCTGGTTATTTAG GATCTGCATTCATGTTTGGAAGATCTTTGACATCTCTAGTTTGGGGAGTTGTGGCGGATCGTTACGGAAGAAAGCCTGTTGTCATTTTTGGGGTTATCTCAGT TATTATTTTCAACATACTGTTTGGCCTTAGCACAAGTTTTTGGATGGCCGTTGCTACACGATTTTTTCTTGGATGTTTAAATGGTTCGCTTGGACCAATGAAG GCTTATTGTTCCGAAATTTTTCGTGAAGAAAAACAAGGTCTTGGACTCTCAACT CTCAGTGCAGCTTGGGGCATAGGTTTGATAATTGGACCAGCATTGGGAGGTTATTTGGCTCAG CCAGCAGTGAAATACCCTCATCTATTTCCAAAAGAATCATTTTGGGACAA GTTTCCATATTTCTTGCCTTCCCTTTCAATATCAGCTTTTGCATTTGTTGTTGTTATCGCCTGCATCTGGCTTCCG GAAACACTACACAACCACCCTCTTAGCAATGAGTCTATTGATGATGCGGAAGCTTTAGGAACTGGAAACAACAGGAATGATGCAGACAAAAGCATCCAAAAAGATGAAAACCTCTTCCTAAACTGGCCCTTAATGTCATCTATTACTGTGTACTGCATTTTCTCACTTTATGACGTTTCATATCAAGAG GTTTTCTCGTTATGGGCTGTTAGTCCTAGAAGGTTGGGTGGTTTGGACTTTACAACTGATAATGTAGGCGATGTTCTCGCAATATCAG GTATTGGTCTTATTGTCTACCAGCTTTCCCTCTACCCATCATTGGAAAGAGTTTTCGGACCTATAAGATTTTCTTGCATCTCCGGG GTTTTATCCATACCTCTGTTGCAAAGCTACCCCTTCATAGCAATGCTTTCTGGCATGACACTCTACCTAGTTATTAATATTGCTTCTCTTCTGAAGAATGTTCTAAGT ATGACCATAGTCACTTGTTTGTTTATTCTGCAAAATAGAGCAGTG GAACAACATCAAAGAGGTGCAGCTAATGGCATTTCTATGACTGCAATGTCATTATTCAAAGCAATTGGTCCAGCTGGAGGTGGTGCAGT ATTAGCTTGGTCACAAAAACGGATGCATGCATCTTTTCTTCCAG GAACTCATATGGTGTTCTTTATCTTGAATGTTGCCGGAGGACTCGGAGTGCTATTGATCTTTACACCATTTTTGAGACAAAAGAAGACAACACCCTCTGAGCAGTTAGTTACAGTAACataa